A genomic stretch from bacterium includes:
- a CDS encoding peptidyl-prolyl cis-trans isomerase — protein sequence MTARRFALLVFALAVVGAAVSGLLRQRDVADTPEPGGGDEAATAVAPGREEAAAAHILVAHAESRPLQPGVSRSRAEARERAARIAALVQGKAGSFEELARQYSDDPNVERNSGYLGIFKRDQLPLALEVPLFDLEVGHFNPLVETERGYHLLMRLPVRRAVARHILITWAGARGAPAGVRRSRAQAEMIAAEVSAMSRTGEVDFCELAARFSDDAENRFQCGLIGLVEPARLPRTLETELFALAPGEVSEVVETEFGFHLIKRDGR from the coding sequence ATGACCGCGCGCCGCTTCGCCCTGCTGGTCTTCGCGCTCGCCGTGGTCGGGGCCGCCGTGTCCGGGCTGTTGCGCCAACGCGACGTCGCGGACACTCCGGAACCCGGCGGCGGGGACGAGGCCGCGACGGCTGTCGCGCCGGGGCGGGAGGAGGCGGCGGCGGCGCACATCCTGGTCGCGCACGCGGAGAGCAGGCCGCTCCAGCCCGGGGTGTCTCGCAGCCGGGCGGAGGCCCGGGAACGGGCGGCCCGGATCGCCGCCCTGGTGCAGGGCAAGGCCGGGTCATTCGAGGAACTCGCGCGCCAGTACTCCGACGACCCCAACGTGGAGCGCAATTCCGGATACCTGGGCATCTTCAAGCGCGACCAGCTGCCGCTCGCCCTGGAAGTGCCGCTGTTCGACCTCGAGGTAGGACATTTCAACCCGCTGGTCGAGACGGAGCGCGGCTACCATCTCCTGATGCGGCTGCCGGTGCGCCGCGCGGTCGCCCGGCACATCCTGATCACCTGGGCCGGCGCGCGGGGCGCTCCCGCGGGCGTGCGTCGCAGCCGCGCCCAGGCGGAGATGATCGCCGCGGAGGTGAGCGCCATGTCGCGCACCGGCGAGGTCGACTTCTGCGAACTCGCAGCGCGTTTCTCGGACGACGCCGAGAACCGCTTCCAGTGCGGTCTCATCGGCCTGGTCGAGCCGGCCCGGCTGCCCCGTACGCTGGAGACCGAGTTGTTCGCCCTGGCGCCGGGCGAGGTGTCGGAG